The stretch of DNA TCTAACCGCAGCAGAGGGGCTGGTTGTTGATTCCACGTTGATACTCATTTTCTTTTCGTCACCCTATATCTTGGCCGGAAGCTTTTCGACAACTACTACATCCTTGATGACAATAGTACGATAACTCTCCGCCGGAAACTGCATCCTGACACCCGTAAATGCATCGGCATTAATCACCAGCACATCATTTATTGTCTGCTGCCGCAAATCATTCCAGTCGCTTGGCCAGGGCCAGTGCTGGGCCTTGCCACCCGTATAAAACTCCGCCGAGTAATAACGATCACCAACATAAATTAAGCGACTGTCAGTATTCGGGCGATCGCGCAAATAGGCTTCGACAACCGGCTTTTGCGTATCAACATAAGAATATGTAGGGTTCTGCCCTGCCGCCACACTCGCGATGACAAGAATCATCGGAAATATTAATCCAACTACCCCCCATCGTTTCCAGGCAATTGACCCTCGGCTCATATAATATCCCCACGCCAACTCTACCAGTAACACTGCAAATGCCGGCAACATTGGTAAAATATAGGGTGGAATGACATTACTGGCCAAGCTAAAAAAGACCAACGCGGCAACCGCCCACAGTCCCAGATACACCAGCCACTCGGACTGCCGCCACTCCTGCAGCACGGATTTATAGCGCCGAATTAACCAATAGAGCGCCGCCAATGACCACGGCATTGCGCCAAGCAACCAATAGATCAAGATCGTGCCATGGGGTTGGGCATGGGCGTGGCCATAGAGGTCCCCCTGCCAACCGCTATCCACAAAACGATAGAAATGTTCTCCGACAAGAAAATAATTGAGAAACCCCGGCGTGCGCGTTTCCGCCAGCCAGTACCAGGGAGCCGCGATCACCAGCATCAACAAGGTACCGCTAATCCATGGCAGCACTCGGAAAAACAGCAGCAGATCGCGCTTCCAGATCAACCATAAACCAATCGGCATCAAACTCAACACCAAAACCAGCGGCCCTTTGGCCAGCAGACCAATGCCCTGACCTATGAAAAAGAGGTAACCCCAAACGTGCGATTTCGTTTGATACGCCTGCCAAAAGGCGATCATCGACAAGGTAGTGGCGAATGCCAACGACGTATCCGTCATGACGGTACCACTGCCCGCAAAAAACATGGCACAGGTGGCTAAGATAATCGCTGTTATCAAGGCTTGATCTGCGCCTCTATGCTGTTTAATCCAGCCATAGATCAACGCTATCACACCGATACTTAGAACCAAGGCCGGCAGGCGGGCGGCAAATTCATTGACGCCAAAAATGGCCATACTGCCGGCAGACAACCAGGTTGACAAAGGCGGCTTGGCCCAAAAGGGAACACCATAATCATATTGCGGTGTCACCCAATTGCCGGTCTCCAGCATCTTGCGGGCGATCTCGGCATAACGGGCCTCAGTGGCATCGGTCAGCGGAAACCATGTCATCGCGATTACGCGCAATAAAGCCAGCACCGCCATTATCAGATACAAACGCTGACGAAGCTGTGGCGACAACGAACTTTCCATATGAAATCCCTATGATCCCCGTGCCGTTTGACCCAATCAGACAGGACGAGTTCCGCCCTTGCGGGCGAGTAATGGCTTAACTCTCAAAGGGAAGAAGTTTACCGCAGAATGCGAATGGCCGCACTCAAGACATTGATTTTTGGAGCTCAGTGACTAACTGGCCAACAGGGTTTTCAACTCCGGCACACAGGAGCCACAGTTGGTACCCGCCTTGAGCGCCTTGCCGATCGCTTCGACACTGGTGAGACGCTGATCGCGAATAGCAGAGGTAATGGTGTTGATGCCAACGGAGAAGCAGGCGCAGACGATGCGACCAGTATCGACCTGTCCAGTGGGTGGTTTGCCCAATAGCAGTCCTTTACGCTCATCTTCGACCAGCGTCTCTTTGGCGAAGAGTCCGGCGAGCCAGCTACGTGATGGCAGTTCATAGCTCGGTGCGATGAAAATACAACTTTCGACGCGGTTACCGACCATACGTACACCGCGATATTGGTGACGCTTTGCATCGTGGTATTCGACCCAGTTCACATCATGATCGGAGGCGCAGAGGATACTGCGTGCCCAGCTTGGCCAGTGCTCGGTGGCCTGATCCCCGGCAAATTCATAACGATAGAAGCCATCACCCGTGGCGCGTGCCCAATAGCTGGCTCCCTTGATGTCGAGCCTGCGCCGCGACAATAGAAAACCGTGCCATGCTGCCTGATAGGGTTGTACCCGCACCGGTGTTTGCTTCAGCTCCGGCTGTCCTGAAATCGGATCAACGACCGGATTGACTACCGCATCGACACGCGCCTGACTGGCGAACTGATCGTTCCAGTGCATTGGCACAAAGACACTGCCGCGCTGCTGAGCATCATCGAGACGCACACGAACGATCACCTCACCCCAACGGCTAAAAACTTTGGCCAGAGCGCCGTCCTTTACGGCCGACTCGTTACCGTCGAGCGGATGCATCTCGACATAAGGCTCGGCAGTATGTTCACTTAGTCGTGGCGCCTTGCCGGTGCGCGTCATGGTGTGCCAGTGATCGCGCACCCGACCGGTATTCAGGATAAGTGGGAAATCTTCGCTGGTGCCGTTCTGCGGCGGTCGTGGCTCGAC from Gammaproteobacteria bacterium encodes:
- a CDS encoding glycosyltransferase family 39 protein: MESSLSPQLRQRLYLIMAVLALLRVIAMTWFPLTDATEARYAEIARKMLETGNWVTPQYDYGVPFWAKPPLSTWLSAGSMAIFGVNEFAARLPALVLSIGVIALIYGWIKQHRGADQALITAIILATCAMFFAGSGTVMTDTSLAFATTLSMIAFWQAYQTKSHVWGYLFFIGQGIGLLAKGPLVLVLSLMPIGLWLIWKRDLLLFFRVLPWISGTLLMLVIAAPWYWLAETRTPGFLNYFLVGEHFYRFVDSGWQGDLYGHAHAQPHGTILIYWLLGAMPWSLAALYWLIRRYKSVLQEWRQSEWLVYLGLWAVAALVFFSLASNVIPPYILPMLPAFAVLLVELAWGYYMSRGSIAWKRWGVVGLIFPMILVIASVAAGQNPTYSYVDTQKPVVEAYLRDRPNTDSRLIYVGDRYYSAEFYTGGKAQHWPWPSDWNDLRQQTINDVLVINADAFTGVRMQFPAESYRTIVIKDVVVVEKLPAKI